The nucleotide sequence cAAGGGTCTACTTTGACTTCACTCTGCAGTGCACAGCTTGTAGGTGGCCTTTGCTGCTCCACCATGTAAACCGTCAACAAAACAACAAGCTCTtccaagaacctgcctccaccgccctctgaggcagagacatgtggcaataataaactaatcttcaGCTGCCTGGATCCTGAGCTCAAACACCTGTCCATGTTCATGGACCTCCTGCAAGTCACCTTTTGCTGCCTCATGTTGTACATATTTGGTGGTTATTGTTGTTGCAACAGACAGCTTGATAACGAGCTgcggaagtgctggagtaaacctcCCATTAATCTTTGTTTTCCCACCAGAGAATAAAGATAATCCTTGCAGAGAGCTGAGGCTTATTCGTCTAGACAAACATTACAAACCAAAACAGGCACTTAGCACAGTGCCAAGTTCACCGTCTCTCCGCTCTTTAGTGCACGGCCTGAACCAATGTCAAAGCACAGAGACTCTCTGTCAGACTTGGACTGGAATGAACATTTCACAGGAGATCTCGCTCTTGTGTCCAACTCGATCTTCAAAAGAACAAGTCATCTGGCTGTTTAGTGAAGGTGAAAAATCCCCCACTTAATTCACACTTAACTGAACTGAGGGAAAAGTCCTATGTTTCTGATGAAGGGATTTACTGCAATAGTAATCCAAGGGCCAGAAACATTGATTAGTGAATAAATGATTTAACAATTGGAAGaaattaggaactgcagatgttttacgaaggaactgcagatgctggaaaatcgaagttagacaatagcgctggagaaactcagcaggtgcggcagcatctatggagggaaggaaataggtaacgtttcatgccaaaatccttcttaagaactgcagctgctggtttataccaaagatggacacaaagtgctggattaactcagcaggtcaggcaacatctcgtgAGGAaaaggatagttgacgtttcgggtcggagtctgaagaagggtcctgacccgaaacatcatctatccatttcctccagagatgctgcctgacccgcgctggggtcaaggaaagtgcattcacgttgcggccctgtttccattaatctctccaccaccactcacaagaagcgacaagagagacaccattgtatgcagatgctgagaagtgtgcaCAGCTCTGACTAATcccgtgtgtggactcgataggaagaagactccagcactttgtgtctatctttaagaatTTGAGATTGGTTTGAAAACAGGTTGGATGTCTGAAGTTGGTGTCAGTAAATTTAACCATAAAGCTATTGAATTGTcagatgtagacaaaaatgctggagaaactcagcgggtgaggcagcatctatggagcgaaagaaataggtgtcagatctgaagaagggtcgacccaaaacgtcgcctattccttcgctccataaatgctgcctcacctgctgagtttctccagcatttttgtctaccttcgatttttccagcatctgcagttctttcttaaatagttgTCAGAGGCATCAGTTCAGGAAGGAAAGGCTGTCATTCTTACCCAGTTTGGGTCTATATTTATCCAACTCTGAATCCCTGACCAACATATCTCCTCTATAAATAGCCTTTAACTAAGCAAGTAGCAAACCATTCACTTCTAACACCAATTTCTGAAAGTGAGTTGCTGTTGGCTAAATTCTGGGAATGAATTTAGATAAAAGATAAGAGGAGATACAGATGATTGAAGCCTGCACGACGTGTTCCTGAAGGTTTTTGAAAGAGTCGCGGAGAGATTCCCCCATTACAGTcattagatagcggagtcaggagatatggggagaaggctggaacggggtattgattggggatgatcagccatgatcatattgaatggcggtgctggctcgaatggccaattggccaactcctgcacctgttgtctattgacttttCTATGGAACTGGTGTGGTAGgacgttgagaactatattccgtaatcgggatcgaacccgagtctccggcactacatgtaagacagcaactctaccgctgcgccactgaaacATTTCAGTGTACAAATGTGGTATATGGCCATTTTAGAAGCagtaggaaagaaaaaaaaatgacagCCTATCATTGAgagatgggattagtatagatggggcatcttggcaagCATGGGcactctgggccaaagggccccgctgtatcactctatgactcaaacaaTTCTGCTGGGAGATGGAACAGTTCCTGTCTCATCCCACCCGCTCCCAGGTTACCAGTCGAggttctcactgtaccttggtcttGAAGCTGGAGAAATGCAGAGTGCCCACACCAGGGCCAGCAGAAATCACAAAGATCTCATCACTCCCGGACTCGGTTGCTGCCGACTCCGTCGAGGTGACTTCCATTTCAGCGTGGAGGGAACCGCCTGCAAGAGGTCAGGAGAGCAATGAAAGCGACCTAACCTTGCCggtgatgcagcatagaaacaggcccttcagcccaccacgtccatgctgaccagcgatcgcccgttcacactagttctatgttatccaactgtctcatccactccctacacacgagtggGGCAATGTTACAAcggcaaatgaacctacaaacctgcaagtctttgagatgtggcCGATTCGGCAAGATTTGTGTGAAGGGCCCCACACTCAACGGGAAAAGGCCAATTGGTTGTGAATTTATTTTGGGAAGGTTAGTTCGTGTTGCAGTTTGGAGTAaacggtagcacagtggcacagcgccagagacccaggtgcaatcccgactacggttgctgtctgtgaggagtttgtccGTCCTCTCCGTGGgcgtgtgggttttatccgggagctccagtttcctcccacactccaaagacgtacagatttgtcggttaattggcttcaataaagattgtaaattgtccggagTGTGTGGGGTTATTGCTAGTGAACGGggtttgctggttggcatggaaccAGTttatcaaagggcctgtttccgtgctgtatctctgaagtttaaatgcagcatggaaacaggcccttcggacaactgagtccaggccgaccattgatcacccgttcacacttgctTGCACAATTGAGAGTGGTCGCCCCCTTTGCTTAAGCTGCAGACAGACGGAGAGACTGACCCAAACGCCTCAAGCTGACGCTGTGATTGTTGTTCTCGTTCTCGGTCCAGACGTCCTGATGCGTCCCGTTGGCCACGAGCTGCATCTCCCCAACGTCCACGCCCGAATTCTGGATCCCGTTCTACAAAAGAGAAGGAGGCTATTTTAAACATCTCACCATTGGGTCAACGGATCATCTGGACCTGGAACTCTGATGTGGGAGAGAGGGTCTGGGCTGTGGCCACAGCCTGACGGGGTGACCCCACTGTAACTGACCGAATGATGAAAGgcccagagtggatgtggagaggatgttcccactggtgggagagtctaggactagagggcacagcctcagaataaaaggccgtATCTTATGAGGATGAACTATTGTAGCCAgaaggcggtgaatctgtgaaactcattgccacagatggcggtggaggccaagtcattaggtatttgTAAAgcacagattgatagattcttgtttagtttgGATGTCAAAggataatggggagaagacaggagaacggGATTGAaggaaagtagatcagccatgattgaatggcggagtagatttaatgggccaaatggcgtcATTCTGCACCAATGTCTTATGAACCTGTCGGAATCACAGCACGGAGCATTTCTTTCGACCAACTTTCTCCTTCCAAACTTTGCTCGGTGAGGATGGATCAGGGGAGCGCTGGTCATGGTCATTGTTGGGGCAAGTTGACTATTTTACTGACATTGGCCCCAATCCCTGGTCTGTACCAGAGACATGTTCAGCAGTGGCAACAAGCCAAGGACAGTTAGACATGGACAGTGAACAGCAGACCTCAGAGTGACACTGCTGTCCTGAGAATGAATGCACCTCACACCAAGTTCTATTGGTCAGGAGATGCCGCCTCAAAGGGTTTTTGTTCCTTTCAGAATGAAAGCTGAAATATTCTGCTTTAGAATTGAATGCCCCAACCCccctatttaagaataaggggtcggccatttagaacggagatgaggaaacacttcttcacacagagagtggtgagtctgtggaattctctgcctcagagggcggtggaggccggttctctggatactttcaagagagagctagatagggctcttgaaatagcggagtcaagggatatggggagaaggcaggaacggggtactgattggggatgatcagccacgatcacattgaatggcggtgctggctcgaagggccgaatggcctactcctgcacctattgtcctcccctaccccccatttgcacaggtacatgagGGGTGCAGGAGGCCAGAACCAGGCAAGGAAGTGGAGTCTGTTGTCAGATCCCATCGCCATATTTTCCAGACATCTCTCAGTCTCTCCTGCCCATCCTTGACCTCTCCGATGGATCCTAACCCTCCCAATATCCCTCAATATTTACCACTCGATGCTTTGCGCAGTGGGAACATCTCCCTTTATAGCGTGTCCTTTTCCTAAAACAAGAGAAACATTTTCAGTGAACAACCTGAATCATTTCTATAAACCAGACAGTGAAAAATGTGCAAATGCTTGGCCGGGGGTGTTTGGAAAAACAGGTACATTTCTACAGTACATTTCTATAACACCATCCacaagaaacccttcttcaaggtttcgggcccgaaacatcgcctatttccttcgctccatagatgctgcctcacccgctgagtttctccagcatttttgtctaccttcgattttccagcatctgcagctccttcttaagcaTAGATTGATGAGTCAGTTCCATTATTGCTGTACACCTACACACCACATTAACAACACAAAGTGGCTGTAATAGTTCACTGCATCTGTATCTAAGGATAATGTTTTACTGACGGTggggtgcctgtcctgtctgacattctcgtgaatcttcactgcactcattgttcaatagacaataggtgtaggagtaggccattcggccctttgagccaacactgccattcaatgtgatcatggctgatcatccccatatcccctgactccgctatctttaagagccctatctagctctctcttgaaagtatccagagaaccggcttccaagGCGgagaatctctgcctcagagggcggtggaggccggttctatggatgctttcaagagagagctagatagggctcttaaaaatagcagagtcaagggatatggggagaaggcaggaacggggtactgattgtggatgatcagccatgatgacattgaatggtggtgctggcttgaagggccgaatggcctactcctgcacctattgtctattctgtcctgggtcacctccattgccagaatgaggtcaTGTacacactggaggaacagcacctcaatagtatgaacattggattctccaagTTGAAGCATTAACTTcccttctgtctctctcctcACCAATGTTGCAGAGACCCATCCGTGATGAAGGTAaacagtcaataggtgcaggaggaggccatttggcccttcgagccagcaccacaattcaatgttgaaaccagagcacccggaggaaattccacagactcacaactctctgtgtgaaaaagtttcctcgtctcagttctaaatggccgaccccttattgttGAACTGTGGCCCCAGATAAACTCACCTCCAGTTGCGGCAGACGGCAGTGAGAAGGAGGGCCAAGAGCAGGGCGATGCCACCGATGAGCAGGGAATGTACCAGGCCGGCGTGGCCGCTCAAGTCCAGCAGGTCCTTCCAGCGGAGGCTTGTGGCCGGACCTCGCTCCGTGTGGTAGAGCAGCAGGAATCCGCGGCCACGACCCGTGCTGGTGATCAGTTCCACAACCACCTCCACCATCTCCAGCGGAGACCCGAAGCTCAGCGTCTCGTTCACTGGGGAATTGGCGCCGCAGAAGCGGACAGAGAAGGTGACGAGGTCGGAGATGTAGAGGACATCATCGGGACAGAGTTCTACAGTGGGCGCTTTGGGAAGGTCCACTTCCAGCCTCTTGGGTTGCGAGTCTGGGTCACTCACTCCAGCGGGAGATGCGGGCAGGTTGGGCCTGGGAGCAGCCGCCTCGAGTGACCCCCCATCTAGAGGGGGCTCGGTCACTGAGGGAGTGGTCAACGTGTTCCACCCTTTCTGCCCCATGGTCACTTTGTCTTTGGAGCCCGACTGGTCGACTTTCAAAGACCGATGCGAGTCCGACGCGTTGATCTCGTTGAACAAGGTCTTGATGTCTCCACCTTGGCCGGAGCCCTTGGAGGGGCCAGTGGGCTGGGACACACCGGCCGGTGTCCagtccccttcctccaccctgacCAGTGGCCCCCGACTCACCTCGCCCGCCCTCTCGAACACGTCAAAATCAAATACCTCCAGACGCAGGCGGTCTCCGGGTGGGATGAAGAACTGCCAGACACAGTGGGTGCCCGCGGCGTAGTTTGTGGGGAACCCGGGCGATAGGATCACCCCTGGTGCCTCCGAATCAACCACCGCACCACAGGAGGAATACACCTGGAGACAGAGCAATGCAGTGGGTCAGTGTGATCacacccaccccatcccaccccatcccaccccatcccaccccatcccaccccatcccaccccatcccagcatcccaccccatcccaccccatcccaccccatcccacctcATCCCACCtcatcccaccccatcccaccccatcccaccccatcccaccccatcccaccccagccctccccaccccaccccatcccacctcACTCCCCCTGACTCAggttgtttaaggaggaactgcagatgctggaaaaatcgaaggtagacaaagaaatgctggagaaactcagcgggtgaggcagcgtctatggagcgaaggaataggtgaccctttgTGTCGAGaatccaaacgtcacctatttccttcgctccatagacgctgcctcacccgctgagtttctccagtatattTCTCTACCCTCTTACACAGAGTTGTCTTTACCATTGTCATCTGCACCTTAACCaaacagataatactacacataaatacaatcgtcaaactcaagtccaatagggaggttgcacggcagtcgggtcacgacccatgacccatgGCCCGTactacgccaactggagtacacgcgatgaactgcaggtaggcacttaccattgtttccagcgtagcgggcctgttaaaacccgccgaaattgtcaatttttgctctgtaaataattatggaaatcgggataagcgtgtgagacatttagcctacttcagaattccaaaagtgaggagaaatgacggtagatagaaacgagagctgaagggacaacaacagcccgagtgcttggcgaacattggccgtttgctcaatgtttcccctctcactttaaacctgtttactctggttcttgattccccgaccctGGGTAATAGACTCTGTCCATTCATcctatctcttcccctcatgatCCTATTCCCTTCTACAGGATcaaccttcatcctcctgtgctccaagaaatataaTCCTAGTCTgcccgacctctccctatagcccagggcCTCAAGTCTTGGTGACATTCTCgagaatcttcactgcactcatttttcaatagataataggtgtaggactaggccatttggccctttgagccaacaccgccattcaatgtgatcatggctgatcatccccatatcccctgactccgctatctttaagagccctatctagctctctcttgaaagtatccagagaacctgaggcggagaattccacaaactcacaactctctgtgtgaaaaagtttcctcgtctccgttctaaatggcttacttcttattcttgtgTATACAAGGTGAAATTCCATTGTAATCCTGCACAAGTCCCCAGTTAAATCCTACACAAACTCCTAGTGTAATCCTACACAAACCTGCAGAGCAAGGCATTTTgaaacaattaacattttttCTCCCTAAAGTTTGTTTTCAGAACGTCACCCTGGTGAAGGGATTTACGACGACCAGATGTGACAGATGTGATGGGGAACCTCCTGAAGAACAAAACACAACCCGGCAACTTCACTCTCCAGTCATAAAGTCTTTCTTCAAAGCCTTGTTTTAATTTAAACCATTTGCCACCACATTAAAGGGGTTGGCTCTGATCTTGCCGAGATATTAACGTCTCTGgtttgtttccaaaccaagctgagcAAATACAAATCAGTTTGGTTTGTTTCATATTCTTGGCCAACAGTGCAGCCTTGGTAAAACGTCCGCTGTTTCTGAAACAGCCCTGATAAAGGACAAAGGAGGCTGACCCAGACAGTGTGCTGGTGTGTGTACGgcacaccaccacccacaggtTCCCCTATAAACTGCGTGTGGTTCTGCCCTGGAAATGTATGGTGTTCCTTGCTCATGGTCTGGCccagatagttgagacaggtcgTCTCCCGctacttcacagcaccagagacccaggttcgatcctgaccttggatgcagtctgtgtgtgcggagtttgcacgttctccccgtgactcagtgggtttcctctgggtgctccggtttcctcccacatcccaaagacgtgcgagtttgtaggttaatcggccctctgtaaattgctccctattgtgtaacatataactagtgtgtaaacagttgatcgatggtcggcatggacttggtgggctacagggcctgtttccatgctgtatctctaaactaaaatatttaaacaatatATAGAAGAGTGATACATggacaggagaggtttagagggatatgagccaaatgtggacaggtgtaactagtgcagctgggttggcatgggcaagttgggctgaagggcctgtttccattatgatGCTATGGCCCCATGACTCTATCTCCCTGCCCAGGAACTCTATGACAGCCTCAAACCCccactttcaatagacaataggtgcagcagtaggccattcggccctttgagctagcaccttgggtgcagtctgtgtatTTTCTCAAACATCCCGCCTGAACCCAAGGCTCAGAGCTCAAGAATGAACCAGGTTACAACTACACAATCAGGTGCTCAGTAATAAATCTCTTACAAAGCTCTCCCAACCTCCAATGAATGTAATATAGAGCTACCCAATTAAAGAGCCTAATGACTGGCATCCAGTCCAAGGGGCTTTGATGTTTCTAATGATCCCTTCAGCTGCAGTCATTCTGCACGTTAATAATTTACAGCAAATCCCTTCCTCTGCAGTGAAGCATGTTTGTCACGGGAGAGGAGGCCACAAAGCTCAGGGACCAGAGGCTGCCCGAACACAAAGGCTCCTGTAGTTACACACAAGCTGGCGGGAATCACAGAGAGAGAGTGGCATGTTTGGCAAAAACCAAGGCTGACATGTACTGTATGTACAGtgacacagcgggtagagctactgcctcacagcgccagtgaccagggttcaatcccaaccttgggttctgtctgcactgagtttgcacgttctccctgtgactgtgtgggttttctccaggagctctggtttcctcccacatcccaaggacgtgcgggtttgttgccCCTAACGTATTGGGAGTGGAGTGAACGTggaataacatcgaactagtacatgcaggatgatcgctggttggcgaggacacgatgggccaaagggcctgtttccatgctgtatctttaaactaaattctgGCAGGTAGCAGGGCTCTGGGGAAAGGGAAGCAGAAGccagcacagactcaatgggctgattggcctcccTGCCAACTGTTCCCTTCAGCCAGCaatgtagggctcttaaagatagcggagtcaggggatatggggagaaggcaggaacggggtactgattgaggatgatcagccatgatcacattgaatggtggtgctggctcgaagggccgaatggcctactcctgcacctgttgtgtaTTGGTTCAGCCTTGATTACTGAGAATAACACAATCTGCTCCCTGGGAATGCCCAAACAAAGAGCACAAACCCACCAATCACTAAAAATTCATCTCTCTAGAGAatgtgccccattacaggaaggatgtgaaggctttgtgaagggtgcagtggaggtttacagagtgttagctacagggagatgttggatAGGCTTGGATTGCTTTCCCATGAATGCTGgatgttgtggggagacctgatagaagtttataaaattatgagccatagacagggtagacagtcagaacctttttccgagGATGGGCAAatctaacactagagggcacaccttcaaggtgagaggaacaaaTGTAAAGAGACGCGCGGGCCAAGTTTTGTTTTGGTTaggcagtgggtgcctggaacgctctgccagggttggtggtggaggcagatatgatagcgacatttaagagacttttggatagacacaacatgtataCGCAGGAAATAGAGGTATATGGATTATATCCAGGtatagaagagtctgaagaaaggtcccgaccaaaacgtcacccatcctttttctccaaagatgctgcctgacctgcagagttaaggggctgccccgctgtacgagctaattcaagagttctcccaagtttcccctgattcgaactcggagaattacggtaatagccgctcgtaggtactcggggctctcgtggacatttttcaacatgttgaaaaatcttcacgagtcttcacgagcttaccgtgtttcccgagtacctgctgtttgcgttacgagccgcaaagagacgtcccgagctcctacatacccgctacgtacattctacgtgctggccacgagtttgatttttttttaaactcgggagagctcttgaattacctcgtacagtgggacagccccttaactccaccattttgtgtctatctttagatatGAGTCGGTCtcagcattatgttcagcatggacattgtgggccgaaggacctgttcttgtgctgtactgatctatgttctgtGCCCTCTACTCCCGCTCCTCCCCTCCTTAGTTTCTCTCCCCTGAAGCCAGTCCCACAGTTCTCATCTTCCAGCATCTGTCCCCGTGGCCTCCTGCACGAACCACATGCTCACTTTAGTTCAATGGAACTTTTTAAAGTCTGTAGTTTGAGCTGATTGCCGAGATAATTTCCATCGAAACTGATGATTAAAGCGGGAAGGCTAAAGGGGAGAATGAAGTCACTAACAGAGTGTTTGTTCTGAAATCCAAATCCAAACACAATTTATGAAAAAAATATATGAAAGACAGCTCAGGTTTTGGTTCAGAAGAGCATGACTCTGTTTgccaccagcattttgtctacctcaggatggaatttgacaaacaagtcaatgctgtggtaaacgttagcttcttccagcttcgcacgATAGCTGAAATCAAACAATTCCTCcaattcgacgaccttgaaaagatcatccactcatctatctcctcccaccttgattactgcaactctctttgcactggcagcagccattcacccctgtcccgcctgcaattggtccaaaatgctgcagcGAGAtttctgacgggcacccgaaaaagggaccacatcgccccgattctggcctctctccactggctccctgtgtggttcagaatcaatttcaagctgttcctttatgtttacaaagcccttaacgggcttg is from Leucoraja erinacea ecotype New England chromosome 25, Leri_hhj_1, whole genome shotgun sequence and encodes:
- the si:dkey-112e17.1 gene encoding uncharacterized protein si:dkey-112e17.1 → MAGQVQRIAALLIAICSVVATARSVYSSCGAVVDSEAPGVILSPGFPTNYAAGTHCVWQFFIPPGDRLRLEVFDFDVFERAGEVSRGPLVRVEEGDWTPAGVSQPTGPSKGSGQGGDIKTLFNEINASDSHRSLKVDQSGSKDKVTMGQKGWNTLTTPSVTEPPLDGGSLEAAAPRPNLPASPAGVSDPDSQPKRLEVDLPKAPTVELCPDDVLYISDLVTFSVRFCGANSPVNETLSFGSPLEMVEVVVELITSTGRGRGFLLLYHTERGPATSLRWKDLLDLSGHAGLVHSLLIGGIALLLALLLTAVCRNWRKRTRYKGRCSHCAKHRVNGIQNSGVDVGEMQLVANGTHQDVWTENENNNHSVSLRRLGGSLHAEMEVTSTESAATESGSDEIFVISAGPGVGTLHFSSFKTKVPKRSPTGSSPVSDWRLQQFLTADEQMGQVARQGTGRADSPTGQRASGRDIARLPLTDWCDWTSTGPFAQLTENCALDTLTSDPHVVNHRKVVSDMRLEADGEQVYSDSAGSAASYPLSRSAQSQRKVNSATNLRRTWFGSPCFGFGLNVSRHGSCGHKSAPHSGTLPGSSVTNDGTKSSAAKPRALPTESDRLNLPKPVFVISEAREDREPLVQAAEAAGHRGDIGHFEEIHPNTSSPALEGERLAHPVSGTT